The following proteins are encoded in a genomic region of Betaproteobacteria bacterium:
- the rsmH gene encoding 16S rRNA (cytosine(1402)-N(4))-methyltransferase RsmH yields the protein MFGHAPVLGAEVVVALAVKIDGLYVDATFGRGGHSRLLLAALGPQGRLVALDRDPAAIEAAAQIGDPRFLCRHSRLSQLAGTLDELEVGRVDGVLMDLGVSSPQLDDPARGFSFRRDGPLDMRMDPQSGEPASEWLARAQESEIAEVIWRYGEERFAKQIARAVVAARSRHPVRTTRQLAAIVASAVRTREPGQDPATRTFQALRIHVNQELAELEIALPAAMGRLAAGGRLAVISFHSLEDRIVKTAMRDASSGPRLPRHLPVRAADLPAPSMRLVGKPVRAGADEIAVNPRARSAILRVAEKT from the coding sequence GTGTTCGGTCACGCGCCGGTGCTCGGCGCGGAAGTGGTGGTGGCGCTGGCCGTGAAGATCGACGGTCTTTACGTCGATGCGACGTTCGGGCGGGGCGGTCACAGCCGGCTGCTGCTGGCGGCACTGGGGCCCCAGGGAAGGCTGGTCGCGCTGGACCGCGACCCGGCAGCGATCGAGGCGGCTGCGCAGATCGGCGATCCGCGCTTTCTCTGCCGCCACAGCCGTCTGAGTCAGTTGGCCGGGACGCTGGACGAGTTGGAAGTGGGACGCGTGGATGGCGTGCTGATGGATCTGGGCGTGTCGTCCCCGCAGCTGGATGACCCGGCGCGAGGTTTCAGCTTTCGCCGGGATGGTCCGCTGGACATGCGGATGGACCCGCAGAGCGGTGAGCCGGCTTCGGAATGGCTGGCGCGGGCGCAGGAATCGGAAATTGCGGAGGTCATCTGGCGTTATGGCGAAGAACGGTTTGCTAAACAGATTGCAAGAGCGGTTGTTGCGGCTCGGTCCAGACACCCTGTCCGCACGACCCGGCAACTTGCCGCGATCGTGGCAAGTGCCGTCCGGACGCGCGAGCCAGGCCAGGATCCGGCGACGCGTACCTTCCAGGCTCTACGGATTCACGTCAATCAGGAGCTTGCGGAACTGGAGATAGCTCTGCCCGCCGCGATGGGGCGGCTGGCAGCGGGAGGGCGGCTGGCGGTGATCAGCTTTCATTCATTGGAGGACAGGATCGTGAAAACGGCGATGCGCGACGCTTCGTCCGGGCCGCGCCTGCCTCGCCACCTGCCCGTGCGGGCCGCCGATCTGCCCGCGCCGTCCATGCGTCTCGTCGGCAAGCCTGTCCGGGCCGGCGCCGACGAGATCGCCGTCAATCCCCGCGCGCGAAGCGCCATTCTGCGGGTCGCCGAAAAGACATGA
- the mraZ gene encoding division/cell wall cluster transcriptional repressor MraZ: MDAVFQGAAELSLDAKGRLAIPTKHRDGSQSSSDRKLVLTAHPHRCLLLYPADAWTPNRTRIMGFSSFDPQSALWKRLLVGYAEEMELDAAGRVLISPALRKFAGIERQVMMVGQGSHFEIWDVAAWEAQLARLDGESNALPAGLENFSL; encoded by the coding sequence ATGGATGCGGTCTTTCAGGGTGCGGCAGAGCTGAGTCTCGATGCAAAGGGGCGTCTTGCGATCCCCACGAAGCATCGCGATGGCTCGCAGTCGAGCTCAGATCGTAAGTTGGTGCTAACCGCGCATCCTCATCGGTGCCTGCTGCTGTATCCCGCGGATGCCTGGACGCCGAACCGGACGCGGATCATGGGGTTCTCGAGCTTCGATCCCCAGTCCGCGCTGTGGAAGCGCCTGCTGGTGGGTTACGCGGAAGAAATGGAGCTCGACGCCGCGGGGCGCGTGCTCATCTCGCCGGCGTTGCGCAAATTCGCGGGCATCGAGCGGCAGGTCATGATGGTCGGGCAGGGCTCCCACTTCGAGATCTGGGATGTGGCGGCCTGGGAAGCGCAGCTCGCGCGGCTGGATGGGGAGTCGAACGCGCTGCCCGCGGGACTGGAGAACTTTTCGTTGTGA
- a CDS encoding BLUF domain-containing protein, translating to MTRLRCVVYVSTATRLMSEEDLELLLRDARAFNESVGITGILLYNDGTFFQYFEGPEDAVERVYDRIRASHAHKDLTELLRAAIPMRLFGSWTMGFTHPPASQLLMLMNWKWRRDAERLQQSPSCASEGLELLRNFWATAQRAA from the coding sequence ATGACCCGCCTGCGCTGTGTTGTCTATGTGAGTACCGCCACCCGGTTGATGTCGGAGGAAGACCTGGAATTGCTGCTGCGCGATGCCCGCGCCTTCAACGAGAGTGTCGGCATCACCGGAATCCTTCTCTACAACGACGGCACCTTCTTCCAGTACTTCGAAGGCCCGGAGGACGCAGTGGAGCGCGTATACGACAGGATCCGCGCGAGCCACGCCCACAAGGACCTCACGGAGCTTCTCAGGGCGGCGATACCCATGCGGCTGTTCGGATCGTGGACGATGGGTTTCACCCATCCTCCCGCATCTCAGCTCCTCATGCTCATGAACTGGAAATGGCGCCGCGATGCCGAGCGCCTCCAGCAGTCGCCGTCGTGCGCCTCCGAAGGTCTGGAACTCCTGCGCAACTTCTGGGCGACGGCTCAGCGGGCTGCCTGA
- a CDS encoding NADPH:quinone oxidoreductase family protein, whose translation MRAVIVRDHGPVDAQRVETVDDPVPGPGEVLIGVRAAGLNYPDVLVIEGKYQWLPPRPFSPGKELAGVVLSTGPGVTTCKEGDRVMALVEFGAYAERVAVPQAQCFVMPEAMSFEEGAAMGLAYQTAWFALTDRANVQPGESVLVTGAAGGVGTACVQVAHAMGAHAIGGISNPERADLVQRCGAKSVVDLSVPDLRESLRAQLRALTAGHGVDVVLDTVGGAVFDAALRALAWRGRMVVIGFASGRIPEVKANYLLVKNVAVSGLQVSDYRDRDPAWMRRAQAELFDHYIAGRLRPVVTARLPLEAFAEGLASFGRRGVAGKTVLVMDED comes from the coding sequence ATGAGAGCAGTCATCGTTCGCGACCACGGGCCTGTCGATGCGCAGCGTGTCGAGACCGTGGACGATCCGGTTCCCGGCCCCGGAGAGGTCCTGATCGGCGTCCGCGCCGCGGGGCTCAACTACCCCGACGTCCTCGTCATCGAGGGGAAGTACCAATGGCTGCCGCCGCGGCCGTTTTCTCCCGGGAAGGAATTGGCAGGAGTGGTGCTGTCCACCGGACCGGGCGTGACCACCTGCAAGGAAGGCGATCGGGTGATGGCACTCGTCGAATTCGGGGCATACGCGGAGAGAGTGGCCGTCCCCCAGGCGCAGTGCTTCGTGATGCCGGAGGCGATGAGCTTCGAAGAGGGCGCCGCCATGGGTCTCGCATACCAGACGGCGTGGTTCGCGCTGACCGATCGCGCGAACGTTCAGCCCGGGGAGTCGGTGCTGGTGACCGGTGCCGCAGGCGGTGTGGGCACCGCGTGTGTCCAGGTGGCGCATGCCATGGGCGCGCATGCGATCGGGGGCATCTCCAATCCCGAGCGTGCGGACCTGGTGCAGCGCTGCGGCGCGAAGAGTGTCGTCGATCTTTCTGTGCCGGATCTTCGGGAGAGCCTCCGTGCGCAGCTGCGCGCGCTCACGGCAGGGCATGGCGTCGACGTCGTGCTGGATACGGTCGGCGGCGCGGTCTTCGACGCCGCCTTGCGAGCGCTCGCCTGGCGGGGGCGCATGGTCGTGATCGGCTTTGCGTCGGGCCGGATTCCGGAGGTGAAGGCCAACTATCTGCTCGTGAAGAACGTCGCCGTCAGCGGTCTGCAGGTGAGCGACTACCGGGATCGCGATCCGGCGTGGATGCGGCGCGCCCAGGCGGAACTGTTCGATCACTACATCGCAGGCCGTCTGCGGCCCGTGGTGACCGCGCGGCTGCCGCTCGAGGCTTTCGCGGAAGGGCTCGCGTCCTTCGGGCGGCGCGGGGTGGCAGGCAAGACCGTTCTGGTGATGGATGAGGACTGA
- a CDS encoding CoA transferase → MKRPLEGVKVLDFSTLLPGPVCTLVLAEAGAEVLKVERPGTGDEMRTYSPKSGADSANFALLNRGKRSLAIDLKAPGAVDRILGLVREADVVVEQFRPGVMDRLGLGYEAMKAVNPRIVYCAITGYGQDGPRADEAAHDLNYQAQSGMLSLSAGADGSPVVPPALVADIAGGAYPAVINILLALRSRDINGTGCKLDVSMSDNLFTFLYWALSEGETTGRFPGPATGLVAGASARYQIYRTQDGRFLAAAPLEQRFWLNFCRVIGLPEALADDARDCAATKAAVAERIASRSAEDWRKAFEGVDACCCLVNSMEEAVNDPHFRARGLFDRRVTTDAGTLTAMPVPVAEEFRDAASTAGYPRLGQDDDAPGP, encoded by the coding sequence GTGAAGCGGCCCCTCGAAGGTGTGAAGGTGCTCGATTTCAGCACGCTGCTGCCGGGGCCCGTCTGCACGCTCGTGCTCGCCGAAGCTGGCGCCGAGGTGCTGAAAGTCGAACGCCCCGGCACGGGCGACGAAATGCGGACGTACTCCCCGAAGTCCGGGGCCGACAGCGCGAACTTCGCATTGCTGAATCGCGGCAAGCGTTCGCTTGCCATCGATCTGAAGGCGCCCGGCGCCGTGGATCGCATCCTGGGACTCGTTCGGGAGGCGGACGTCGTCGTGGAGCAGTTCCGTCCCGGCGTGATGGATCGGCTGGGTCTGGGCTACGAGGCGATGAAGGCCGTGAACCCGCGCATCGTCTATTGCGCGATCACCGGCTATGGGCAGGACGGACCTCGCGCGGACGAGGCCGCGCACGATCTCAACTACCAGGCGCAGTCCGGCATGCTCTCGCTGTCCGCCGGTGCCGACGGTTCGCCCGTGGTGCCTCCGGCGCTCGTGGCCGACATTGCCGGGGGTGCGTACCCTGCCGTGATCAACATCCTGCTCGCGCTGCGGTCGCGCGATATCAACGGTACCGGATGCAAGCTCGATGTTTCCATGAGCGACAACCTGTTCACGTTTCTCTACTGGGCCTTGAGCGAAGGCGAAACGACGGGCCGATTCCCCGGCCCCGCGACGGGGCTGGTGGCCGGTGCGAGTGCGCGATATCAGATCTATCGGACACAGGACGGGAGGTTCCTGGCGGCGGCGCCGCTCGAGCAGAGGTTCTGGCTCAACTTCTGCCGCGTGATCGGATTGCCCGAAGCCTTGGCGGACGACGCACGGGATTGCGCAGCAACGAAGGCGGCGGTCGCAGAACGCATCGCGTCACGGTCGGCGGAAGACTGGCGCAAAGCGTTCGAAGGCGTGGATGCGTGCTGTTGCCTCGTGAACAGCATGGAGGAGGCGGTGAACGATCCGCACTTTCGTGCGCGAGGTCTGTTCGACAGGCGGGTGACGACGGACGCGGGAACGTTGACGGCCATGCCGGTGCCGGTGGCCGAAGAGTTCCGTGACGCGGCATCCACCGCCGGCTATCCCCGTCTGGGGCAGGACGACGACGCGCCGGGTCCATGA
- a CDS encoding 3-hydroxyacyl-CoA dehydrogenase, with amino-acid sequence MAYVVTDTGASRSFPASHPFIQGSSLQGEIAVLIGEGAGAAFAALRDADRYEAVLIELGTECLGVHTGERAGGEGGNVLGFARYRLGESPPTNLVELVKQPGTRAGSLEAAKGLLEAAGFVVSVCNDFPGRILDRLLRPYFNAVLRRLDEKLATAEDLDTTLRLGLGYPEGPVSLLERTGLAAHHDVTRALYESLADSAFAPARRAIVAKAWEGKP; translated from the coding sequence ATGGCCTATGTCGTGACCGATACCGGCGCAAGCCGGTCCTTTCCCGCATCGCATCCGTTCATCCAGGGTTCGTCGTTGCAGGGGGAGATCGCCGTGCTCATCGGCGAGGGCGCGGGAGCGGCTTTCGCGGCGTTGCGCGACGCGGATCGCTACGAAGCGGTGCTGATCGAACTGGGCACGGAATGTCTCGGCGTGCACACGGGTGAGCGTGCCGGGGGGGAAGGTGGAAACGTGCTGGGCTTCGCTCGCTACCGGCTCGGTGAGTCGCCGCCCACGAATCTCGTGGAACTGGTGAAACAGCCCGGGACGCGCGCGGGATCGCTGGAGGCCGCGAAGGGACTGCTGGAGGCAGCGGGGTTCGTCGTGTCGGTGTGCAACGATTTTCCCGGGCGCATCCTCGATCGCCTTCTGCGTCCGTACTTCAATGCCGTGCTGCGCCGGCTGGATGAGAAGCTCGCCACGGCGGAAGATCTCGACACGACGCTGCGACTCGGGCTCGGTTATCCGGAAGGACCGGTGTCGTTGCTGGAGCGCACGGGGCTTGCCGCGCATCACGACGTCACCCGCGCATTGTACGAATCGCTGGCGGACAGTGCCTTTGCGCCGGCCCGGCGCGCCATCGTGGCGAAGGCGTGGGAGGGCAAGCCGTGA
- a CDS encoding 3-hydroxyacyl-CoA dehydrogenase family protein, with protein sequence MKDIRTVGVAGCGTMGAGIAIVSARAGFRTIVYDTRADALERARGQSEAFFRKSVERGKLEAAKLPGILDNLVMTADMEALAQADIVIEAVFEDLAVKHALFARLNALCPPQTLFASNTSTISITEIAGGSGRDDRFVGMHFCLPAQLMKLVEMSPGLNTAQETFERAWQFCKALGQNPVRTQDTPGFILNYFLIPFNNDAIRLVEQGVAEPEDIDKALKTAMGYAMGPFELLDLVGMDTQLLLCEAMHGLTHEPRAACPALVKRMIAAGRLGRKTGRGFHSYRDTRMFGA encoded by the coding sequence ATGAAAGACATTCGAACCGTGGGCGTCGCCGGCTGCGGCACCATGGGTGCCGGCATCGCCATCGTCTCGGCGCGCGCCGGCTTTCGCACGATCGTGTACGACACACGGGCCGACGCGCTGGAACGGGCGCGCGGCCAGAGCGAGGCGTTCTTCCGCAAGTCGGTCGAGCGCGGCAAGCTGGAGGCGGCGAAGTTGCCGGGCATCCTGGACAATCTCGTCATGACGGCCGACATGGAAGCGCTCGCACAGGCCGACATCGTGATCGAGGCGGTGTTCGAGGACCTCGCGGTCAAGCACGCGCTGTTCGCGCGGCTGAACGCGCTGTGCCCGCCGCAGACGTTGTTCGCTTCCAACACTTCGACCATCTCCATCACCGAGATCGCGGGCGGGTCGGGGCGCGACGACCGCTTTGTCGGCATGCACTTCTGCCTGCCGGCGCAGCTCATGAAGCTCGTGGAGATGTCGCCAGGGCTCAACACGGCGCAGGAGACGTTCGAGCGGGCGTGGCAGTTCTGCAAGGCCCTGGGCCAGAACCCGGTGCGCACCCAGGACACGCCCGGCTTCATCCTCAATTACTTCCTGATCCCGTTCAACAACGACGCGATCCGTCTGGTGGAGCAGGGCGTCGCCGAACCGGAGGACATCGACAAGGCATTGAAGACGGCCATGGGCTATGCGATGGGGCCGTTCGAACTGCTGGATCTGGTGGGCATGGACACGCAATTGCTGCTGTGCGAAGCCATGCACGGACTGACGCACGAACCGCGGGCGGCGTGTCCTGCGCTGGTCAAGCGGATGATCGCGGCCGGCCGGCTCGGCAGGAAGACCGGGCGTGGCTTCCACTCGTATCGTGACACCCGGATGTTCGGAGCGTGA
- a CDS encoding acyl-CoA dehydrogenase family protein has protein sequence MKVFERLDAALPVSGDERMLLDSVRALCTKVIAPNAARYDEAAVFPQDSVRAIHELGLNAMFVPEQYGGVPQSYCAYLACVREISKACASTGIIWATTFHGMKPVIEFGTEEQKCRWLPRIAAGALGALAITEPHAGSDATGMRTRFRPEGDEIVIDGGKTFISNGDVADLILLFGKWEGVDDPKKAISVLVLEKGTPGLSVTRVEDKMGHRAATTASLAFDGCRVPRANLLGNPGDGLPILFASLNRSRPSVAAHALGIARAAFEDAVAYINERKQSGRHIIEFQGIQFLLADLATELAQCEAWLWHVGRMVDGGAEDFGVEASMLKMRASDLAMRIATEAVQLHGGYGYCKDYRVERLMRDAKITQIWEGTNQIHRQLIGRSFVRR, from the coding sequence ATGAAAGTGTTCGAACGTCTCGATGCAGCTCTGCCGGTGTCCGGCGATGAGCGCATGTTGCTCGACAGTGTCCGGGCCCTGTGCACGAAGGTGATCGCGCCCAACGCCGCTCGTTACGACGAGGCGGCCGTTTTCCCGCAGGACAGCGTCCGCGCCATCCACGAACTGGGGCTCAACGCCATGTTCGTACCGGAGCAGTACGGGGGCGTGCCCCAGTCCTACTGCGCGTACCTCGCCTGTGTGCGGGAAATCAGCAAGGCGTGCGCGTCGACGGGGATCATCTGGGCGACCACGTTCCACGGCATGAAGCCCGTGATCGAGTTCGGCACGGAAGAGCAGAAGTGCCGCTGGCTGCCGCGCATCGCCGCAGGCGCGCTCGGAGCGCTCGCCATCACCGAACCGCACGCGGGGTCGGACGCCACCGGCATGCGCACGCGCTTCCGCCCCGAAGGGGACGAGATCGTGATCGACGGCGGAAAGACGTTCATCTCCAATGGCGACGTGGCGGATCTCATCCTGCTCTTCGGCAAGTGGGAAGGCGTCGACGATCCGAAGAAGGCCATCTCGGTTCTCGTTCTGGAGAAAGGAACGCCCGGCCTGTCGGTCACCCGCGTCGAAGACAAGATGGGACATCGTGCCGCGACGACCGCGAGCCTGGCGTTCGACGGCTGCAGGGTCCCGCGCGCGAATCTGCTGGGCAATCCCGGCGACGGCCTGCCCATCCTGTTCGCGTCGCTGAATCGCTCGCGTCCCAGCGTGGCCGCGCACGCGCTGGGGATCGCGCGCGCGGCGTTCGAGGATGCCGTCGCCTACATCAACGAACGAAAACAGTCCGGCCGGCACATCATCGAGTTCCAGGGCATCCAGTTCCTTCTCGCCGACCTGGCCACCGAACTGGCCCAATGCGAAGCGTGGCTGTGGCACGTGGGCCGGATGGTGGACGGCGGCGCGGAGGATTTCGGCGTGGAAGCCTCGATGCTCAAGATGCGCGCATCCGATCTGGCCATGCGCATCGCCACCGAGGCCGTCCAGCTCCACGGCGGTTACGGCTACTGCAAGGACTATCGCGTGGAGCGGCTCATGCGCGATGCCAAGATCACCCAGATCTGGGAAGGCACGAATCAGATCCACCGCCAGTTGATCGGCCGCAGCTTCGTGCGGAGATGA
- a CDS encoding enoyl-CoA hydratase/isomerase family protein, which translates to MAIELSRVDEFAVIRLNRPEALNALSFPLIRDLAAAIDEASCSDARALLFIGAGEKAFCAGADIKELTHRSLVAQREGARAGQEAFARLDRLPMPSVAIINGFAFGGGLELALACTFRLATANAKMGLPEIKLGLIPGYGGTQRLPRAIGEARALEMILTGKFIDAATAASWGLVSRVVDGDALAAGMSFAREFSGYSLPVLRFAREAVQRALDVPVHEGLKIEADLSTLAYNTRDAAEGMAAFVEKRKPRFVDG; encoded by the coding sequence ATGGCCATCGAACTGTCGCGCGTGGATGAGTTCGCGGTGATCCGCCTCAACCGGCCCGAGGCGCTGAACGCCCTCTCGTTCCCGCTCATCCGAGACCTTGCCGCCGCCATCGACGAGGCGAGCTGCAGCGATGCCCGCGCGCTGCTGTTCATTGGCGCGGGCGAGAAGGCGTTCTGCGCCGGTGCGGACATCAAGGAACTGACCCACCGCAGCCTGGTAGCGCAGCGCGAGGGTGCCCGGGCGGGACAGGAAGCGTTCGCGAGACTGGACCGCCTGCCGATGCCTTCGGTGGCGATCATCAACGGCTTTGCGTTCGGCGGCGGTCTGGAACTCGCGCTCGCCTGCACTTTCCGGCTTGCCACGGCCAACGCGAAGATGGGACTCCCGGAAATCAAGCTGGGCCTCATCCCAGGTTATGGCGGCACGCAACGGCTGCCTCGCGCGATCGGCGAGGCCCGGGCACTCGAGATGATCCTGACCGGCAAGTTCATCGATGCCGCCACGGCCGCCTCGTGGGGCCTCGTCTCCAGGGTGGTGGACGGCGATGCCCTTGCCGCCGGCATGTCGTTCGCGCGGGAGTTTTCCGGCTACAGCCTGCCGGTGCTGCGCTTCGCCCGTGAGGCCGTCCAGCGCGCCCTGGATGTGCCCGTCCACGAAGGGCTCAAGATCGAGGCCGATCTGTCCACGCTGGCCTACAACACGCGCGATGCGGCCGAAGGCATGGCGGCATTCGTCGAGAAGCGCAAACCGCGGTTCGTCGACGGGTGA
- a CDS encoding acyl--CoA ligase: MRRLLTLFNLRDARRYYDEGVWTSDTLYSRVLHHASTRPDEYALRDATVRITWRELLQWADAVAEQLLQAGLRAGERVAVWMPSRAESMVMLAACARNGYVSVPSLHQNYTAVEILDLLDRTRASALVVQPGYGADSNRRDVIPQAANLDHMKAVLTVGASHPAGTPLVTHESGLRPSVPADDDPDRVIYIAFTSGTTGAPKGVMHSHNTLLSNGRSLSEAWGIDHRTVLLSLSPMSHHIGTVAVEQMLATGCEFVVNDLRAGKKLLDVVVDSGATYVMGVPTHGMDLLAHLKAREQNRLGSVKLFYMAGAPIPSEVARSFLDMGVTPQNIYGMTENGSHQFTIPADDPKTIVETCGHAARGFETRIFDQNDPDIELGVHRVGEIATRGPLLMLGYFDNQLTTEASFNRDGWFLSGDLGELDERGCLRIVGRKKDLIIRGGHNIHPARIEDLAHRHPLVMKAAAFGVADDRLGEKVCLAVILRGIDNVSGDAMLDHLHQAGLSRYDMPEYFAVLDAFPLTPSGKILKRELIEWTKSGRIEPKPVRFTRIPIGSSWPSNCRAWMSSR, encoded by the coding sequence ATGCGCCGCCTGCTGACGCTGTTCAATCTGCGCGATGCGCGTCGCTACTACGACGAGGGCGTCTGGACGTCGGACACTCTCTACTCCCGCGTCTTGCATCACGCCTCGACACGCCCGGACGAATACGCCTTGCGCGATGCCACCGTGCGCATCACCTGGCGCGAGCTGCTGCAGTGGGCGGATGCCGTCGCGGAGCAGTTGCTGCAAGCGGGATTGCGCGCGGGAGAACGGGTGGCGGTCTGGATGCCGTCGCGGGCGGAATCCATGGTCATGCTCGCGGCCTGTGCCCGCAACGGATACGTGAGCGTTCCGTCGCTGCACCAGAACTACACGGCCGTGGAGATCCTGGACCTGCTGGACCGCACCCGCGCATCTGCCCTGGTCGTTCAACCGGGCTACGGTGCCGATTCGAACCGCCGCGACGTGATTCCCCAGGCGGCGAACCTCGATCACATGAAGGCCGTGCTCACTGTCGGCGCTTCGCATCCGGCGGGGACGCCCCTGGTCACGCACGAATCCGGCTTGCGGCCGTCGGTTCCGGCGGACGACGACCCGGACCGTGTGATCTACATCGCGTTCACCTCCGGGACCACGGGCGCGCCGAAGGGCGTGATGCACTCGCACAATACGCTGCTTTCCAACGGACGTTCGCTGTCGGAAGCATGGGGTATCGATCACCGGACGGTGCTGCTGTCGCTGAGCCCCATGAGCCACCACATCGGGACCGTGGCCGTCGAACAGATGCTCGCGACCGGGTGCGAGTTCGTGGTGAACGACCTGCGCGCCGGAAAGAAGCTTCTGGACGTCGTCGTCGATTCGGGGGCGACCTACGTCATGGGCGTGCCCACCCACGGCATGGACCTGCTCGCGCATCTGAAGGCGCGGGAACAGAACAGGCTGGGGAGTGTGAAGCTCTTCTACATGGCTGGAGCGCCCATTCCGAGTGAGGTCGCGCGCAGTTTTCTGGACATGGGCGTGACGCCGCAGAACATCTACGGCATGACCGAGAACGGCTCCCACCAGTTCACCATTCCTGCCGACGACCCGAAGACGATCGTGGAGACATGCGGCCACGCCGCCCGCGGCTTCGAGACACGCATCTTCGACCAGAACGATCCCGACATCGAACTGGGCGTGCATCGGGTCGGCGAGATTGCGACCCGGGGGCCTCTCCTGATGCTGGGGTACTTCGACAACCAGCTCACGACCGAGGCCTCGTTCAACAGGGACGGCTGGTTTCTGTCAGGCGACCTGGGCGAGCTCGACGAGCGCGGATGTCTGCGGATCGTGGGGAGAAAGAAGGACCTCATCATCCGCGGCGGACACAACATCCACCCGGCGCGCATCGAGGATCTCGCTCACCGCCACCCGCTCGTGATGAAAGCCGCCGCGTTCGGCGTGGCCGACGACCGCCTGGGCGAGAAGGTGTGCCTTGCGGTGATCCTGCGCGGCATCGACAACGTCTCCGGCGATGCAATGCTGGACCATCTCCACCAGGCGGGGCTGTCCAGGTACGACATGCCCGAGTACTTCGCAGTGCTGGATGCCTTCCCGCTGACGCCCAGCGGAAAGATCCTCAAGCGGGAACTGATCGAGTGGACGAAGTCCGGCCGCATCGAACCGAAGCCCGTCCGATTCACCCGAATCCCGATAGGATCGTCATGGCCATCGAACTGTCGCGCGTGGATGAGTTCGCGGTGA
- a CDS encoding enoyl-CoA hydratase/isomerase family protein, producing MTYETILYEEDGPIGWLTLNRPDDGNMFTPQMCHEIRDCINEVRRETRTRVLVITGAGDRFFCIGGRKEGMEDTLLYAGVLPTLEMYESIDRLQKPVIASVNGYAVGGGNVLQVVCDLTIAKESAVFRQVGPMMGSFDAGYGTWYLEDTIGRKRAKELWMLNPKLTAREALAIGLVNRVVPDERLREETRAMALELAERGPFALASIKGAFNAKHGGVSGLGRVTHDLLLRPYLDSDESHELADAFRHKRKPDPDKFGH from the coding sequence GTGACCTACGAGACGATCCTGTACGAGGAAGACGGCCCCATCGGCTGGCTTACCCTCAACCGGCCGGACGACGGCAACATGTTCACGCCGCAGATGTGTCACGAGATTCGCGATTGCATCAACGAAGTGCGCCGGGAGACCCGGACGCGAGTGCTGGTGATCACGGGGGCCGGTGACCGCTTCTTCTGCATCGGCGGGCGCAAGGAGGGGATGGAGGACACGCTGCTGTACGCGGGTGTGCTGCCCACCCTGGAGATGTACGAATCCATCGACCGCCTGCAGAAGCCGGTGATCGCCTCGGTCAACGGCTACGCCGTGGGCGGAGGCAACGTGCTCCAGGTGGTGTGCGACCTCACCATTGCCAAGGAAAGTGCGGTGTTCCGCCAGGTGGGCCCGATGATGGGCAGTTTCGATGCCGGTTACGGCACCTGGTACCTCGAGGACACCATTGGCCGGAAGCGGGCGAAGGAGCTATGGATGCTCAATCCCAAGCTCACCGCGCGCGAGGCACTCGCCATCGGGCTCGTCAATCGTGTCGTCCCCGACGAGAGGCTGCGCGAAGAAACGCGGGCCATGGCACTGGAGCTTGCAGAACGCGGTCCGTTCGCGCTGGCCTCCATCAAGGGGGCGTTCAATGCGAAGCACGGCGGGGTGAGCGGCCTGGGCCGCGTCACGCACGATCTGCTGCTGCGGCCCTACCTGGACAGCGACGAATCGCACGAACTCGCCGACGCGTTCCGCCACAAGCGCAAGCCGGATCCGGACAAGTTCGGCCACTGA
- a CDS encoding type II 3-dehydroquinate dehydratase, with translation MRKILLLQGANMSFLGRRQPELYGTTTAAELDAMMTAHAAARDTELLIHYTHVEGEAISRLYAAVDEGVAGVLMNPAGFLYAGYALRDCLRALPIPCVEVHMTNIEARGMRSVTAEAVAGAVMGFGIDSYVAGFDALVRHLDR, from the coding sequence ATGCGAAAGATTCTCCTGCTGCAGGGCGCGAACATGAGCTTTCTGGGGCGGCGCCAGCCCGAGCTGTACGGCACGACCACGGCCGCGGAACTGGATGCGATGATGACTGCGCATGCGGCCGCGCGGGACACGGAGTTGCTCATCCACTACACGCATGTCGAAGGCGAGGCCATATCCCGCCTCTATGCGGCCGTGGACGAGGGGGTCGCAGGCGTGCTGATGAATCCCGCGGGGTTTCTCTATGCCGGTTACGCTCTACGGGACTGCCTGCGGGCGCTGCCCATTCCCTGTGTGGAAGTGCACATGACCAACATCGAGGCGCGGGGAATGAGATCGGTGACGGCCGAAGCAGTGGCAGGCGCCGTCATGGGGTTCGGCATCGACAGCTACGTGGCGGGATTCGACGCGCTCGTGCGCCATCTGGATCGGTGA